One genomic segment of Brassica napus cultivar Da-Ae chromosome A3, Da-Ae, whole genome shotgun sequence includes these proteins:
- the LOC106443402 gene encoding F-box/kelch-repeat protein At4g38940-like, which yields MSTPLPEDVIIDILARVPRCNYPRLSLVSKHFGSLIASPKLYAVRSLLRCTEHCLYVVLHNRETGGDHRWYILRQKTKDNPRLVLIPSLPVAQLDASYVAMGSKIYVFDKSKTKDDSVTTNVLSIDCRSHTVQHLPSIDVHVYTTLADIINGKIYVLGYQYRNTNSKKVMVVLNTETQTWEPVMTLPETMAYYTWPSSCVMMDGKMYLRCSNKTFLYDPKENRWETDEKLDFWINPCVVADVMYCYYYDGNVLIMYDPKQRRWGKVRGLEEFLAETKSCSTFSWTGIVGYGGKLALFFPKGVTREIWCAEISLERQEGEGTWGKVEWCHQVMVAGNFDVNKCVAVMV from the coding sequence ATGAGTACACCACTTCCCGAAGACGTTATCATTGACATCTTAGCGCGTGTACCAAGATGCAACTATCCAAGACTCTCCCTCGTTTCCAAGCACTTCGGATCACTTATTGCATCGCCTAAGCTCTACGCTGTACGATCATTGTTAAGATGCACGGAACACTGCCTCTATGTTGTCCTCCACAACAGAGAAACTGGCGGAGATCATCGTTGGTATATTCTCCGACAAAAAACCAAAGACAATCCCCGCTTGGTCCTTATCCCTTCGCTTCCCGTTGCGCAACTCGATGCAAGCTATGTCGCAATGGGCTCGAAGATATACGTGTTTGATAAGAGTAAGACTAAAGATGACAGTGTGACTACGAATGTGTTGAGCATCGACTGTAGATCTCACACGGTTCAACATCTCCCGAGCATTGATGTGCACGTGTATACTACACTCGCTGACATCATCAATGGGAAAATCTACGTACTTGGGTATCAGTATCGTAATACTAACTCGAAGAAGGTGATGGTGGTGTTGAATACAGAAACACAAACGTGGGAGCCTGTGATGACACTGCCAGAGACGATGGCGTATTACACGTGGCCTTCTAGCTGTGTGATGATGGATGGTAAGATGTATTTGAGGTGTTCTAATAAAACCTTTCTTTATGACCCAAAGGAAAATAGATGGGAAACGGACGAGAAGCTGGATTTCTGGATCAATCCGTGCGTCGTTGCTGATGTTATGTACTGCTATTATTATGATGGGAACGTGTTAATAATGTATGATCCAAAGCAAAGGCGCTGGGGAAAGGTGAGAGGTCTGGAAGAATTTTTGGCTGAGACGAAATCATGCTCAACATTTTCATGGACGGGCATAGTGGGTTACGGTGGAAAGCTAGCTTTGTTTTTTCCTAAAGGAGTGACAAGAGAGATCTGGTGTGCGGAGATTTCACTGGAAAGACAAGAAGGAGAAGGGACTTGGGGTAAAGTTGAGTGGTGTCATCAGGTTATGGTTGCTGGAAATTTTGACGTTAACAAATGTGTTGCTGTTATGGTTTGA
- the LOC106437595 gene encoding biogenesis of lysosome-related organelles complex 1 subunit 1, translated as MNTPMSMLTSRGRVLPFSEKERTEEETGTLESSLLQLIEDNRRSSLQLREKTERSRKEAIRHAARTADLLVKAVNGGVEECFVNEKRIEAEIRSLAVTVARFGKQTDQWLAATHAVNSAVKEIGDFENWMKTMEFDCKKITAAIRNIHEDH; from the exons ATGAACACGCCGATGTCGATGCTGACGTCGCGTGGGCGCGTGCTACCTTTTTCGGAGAAGGAGAGAACGGAAGAAGAGACCGGAACACTGGAATCGAGCCTCCTGCAGCTTATCGAAGACAACCGTCGATCGTCGTTACAGCTCCGGGAAAAGACGGAGAGATCGAGGAAGGAGGCGATCAGGCACGCGGCGAGAACGGCGGATCTGCTCGTGAAGGCGGTGAACGGAGGAGTGGAGGAGTGTTTCGTCAACGAGAAGCGGATCGAGGCGGAGATAAGATCGCTTGCGGTTACGGTGGCGCGGTTCGGCAAACAGACGGATCAGTGGCTTGCTGCAACTCACGCCGTTAATAGCGCCGTCAAG GAGATTGGAGATTTTGAGAATTGGATGAAGACGATGGAGTTTGATTGCAAGAAAATAACTGCTGCGATTCGTAACATTCACGAAGATCACTAA